One window from the genome of Gopherus evgoodei ecotype Sinaloan lineage chromosome 2, rGopEvg1_v1.p, whole genome shotgun sequence encodes:
- the LRATD2 gene encoding protein LRATD2 produces MGNQVEKLTHLNYKEVPTTDPTGMDRDEGPRIGVSYIFSSDDDELEQQQQQDSVAQDMGGEHPALQPYDPCLQEVECSVYYRDECIYQKSFSGGDTTPDERDGGGGGQLSTYTPENLLNRCKPGDLVEFVCQAQYPHWAVYVGDFQVVHLHRLEVVNSFLTDASQGRRGRIANYLYRYKPLSPATVVRNALEQVGCKDRELSWRNSECFAAWCRYGKREFKIGGELRIGKQPYRLQIRLGDKRSHTLEFQSLEDLIMEKRRNDQIGRAAVIQELSSHLQAAEEEEEEEEEDPGAQTAAE; encoded by the coding sequence ATGGGGAATCAGGTGGAGAAATTGACCCACTTAAACTACAAGGAAGTTCCCACGACCGACCCGACGGGCATGGACAGAGACGAGGGTCCCAGGATCGGGGTGTCCTACATCTTTTCCAGTGATGACgatgagctggagcagcagcagcagcaggactcagTGGCTCAGGATATGGGAGGCGAGCACCCTGCACTGCAGCCCTATGACCCTTGTTTGCAGGAGGTGGAGTGCTCAGTTTATTATCGGGATGAGTGTATCTACCAGAAGAGCTTCTCTGGGGGTGATACCACACCAGACGAGAgggatggaggaggtggggggcagcTGAGCACTTATACCCCAGAGAACCTGCTGAACAGATGTAAACCAGGTGACCTGGTGGAGTTTGTGTGCCAGGCCCAGTACCCACACTGGGCAGTGTATGTTGGCGATTTTCAGGTAGTGCACCTGCATCGGCTGGAGGTGGTGAACAGCTTCCTGACTGATGCCAGCCAGGGCAGGAGAGGTCGCATTGCCAACTATTTGTACCGTTACAAGCCCCTGAGCCCGGCCACGGTGGTGCGGAATGCCCTGGAGCAGGTGGGCTGCAAGGATCGGGAGCTGAGCTGGAGGAACTCTGAGTGCTTTGCTGCCTGGTGCCGCTACGGGAAACGGGAGTTTAAAATTGGCGGGGAGCTCCGCATAGGTAAGCAGCCCTACCGGTTGCAGATCCGGCTGGGGGACAAACGCAGCCACACACTGGAATTCCAGAGCCTGGAGGATCTGATCATGGAGAAGAGGAGGAATGACCAGATTGGTAGAGCTGCTGTGATCCAGGAGCTATCCAGCCATCTGCAagctgcagaggaggaggaggaggaggaggaggaggatccaggtGCCCAGACTGCTGCTGAGTAG